One region of Pyramidobacter sp. YE332 genomic DNA includes:
- a CDS encoding pyridoxal phosphate-dependent aminotransferase, which translates to MNIVEKFAMLGIDNAPGQESLQKSERLDLRGEKLAGPRVDFSHGDVDAHLPTPGSFEVFSHGFFEGGAQAYTPYRGRKTVLEHVAEKLSAFNGAKIDPAQNLILTPGTQGALFLAMGANVMPGDKVAIVEPDYFANRKMVEFFGGELVPVRMDYADVSGKAGLDLAALEKAFRDGAKLFLFSNPNNPVGCVYSCEEIRAIAALAKKYGAALIVDELYSRQVYPGVKYTHLAAQKEVPGNLITIIGPSKTESLSGFRLGAAFGSADVIERMEKLQAIMALRCPGYNQAVFFTWFDEPAGWMDARVAEHRRIRDDIMKVLAAAKGVSARATDGGSYLFVTIPELDVSLHAFIRIVRELADVIVTPGTEFGPQFLHQFRINFSQDHDKAVAAMKRLLAVMDRYRKN; encoded by the coding sequence ATGAATATCGTTGAAAAGTTTGCCATGCTCGGCATCGATAACGCGCCCGGCCAGGAAAGCCTGCAGAAGTCCGAACGGCTCGACCTGCGCGGCGAAAAGCTGGCAGGCCCGCGCGTCGATTTCTCTCACGGCGACGTCGACGCCCACCTGCCTACGCCCGGCAGCTTCGAGGTGTTCTCCCACGGTTTCTTCGAGGGCGGCGCTCAGGCTTACACGCCGTACCGCGGCCGCAAGACCGTGCTCGAACACGTGGCGGAAAAGCTTTCGGCCTTCAACGGCGCGAAGATCGACCCGGCGCAGAATCTGATCCTCACGCCCGGCACGCAGGGCGCCCTGTTCCTCGCCATGGGCGCAAACGTGATGCCCGGCGACAAAGTCGCCATCGTCGAGCCCGACTACTTCGCCAACCGCAAGATGGTCGAGTTCTTCGGCGGCGAGCTGGTCCCCGTGCGGATGGATTATGCGGACGTCTCCGGCAAGGCCGGCCTCGACCTCGCCGCGCTGGAAAAAGCGTTTCGGGACGGCGCGAAGCTGTTCCTTTTCTCCAACCCCAACAATCCCGTGGGCTGCGTCTATTCCTGCGAGGAAATCCGCGCCATCGCCGCGCTGGCGAAAAAATACGGCGCCGCGCTGATCGTCGACGAGCTTTACAGCCGCCAGGTCTACCCGGGCGTAAAGTACACCCACCTGGCCGCTCAAAAGGAAGTCCCCGGCAACCTGATCACCATCATCGGCCCCTCCAAGACCGAGTCGCTCAGCGGCTTCCGCCTCGGCGCCGCGTTCGGCAGCGCCGACGTGATCGAACGCATGGAAAAGCTTCAGGCCATCATGGCCCTGCGCTGCCCCGGCTACAACCAGGCCGTATTCTTCACGTGGTTCGACGAGCCGGCCGGCTGGATGGACGCCCGCGTCGCCGAACACCGGCGCATCCGCGACGACATCATGAAGGTTCTTGCCGCGGCGAAAGGCGTTTCCGCCCGGGCCACCGACGGCGGCAGCTATCTCTTCGTGACCATCCCCGAGCTCGACGTCAGCCTGCACGCTTTCATCCGCATCGTGCGCGAGCTGGCAGACGTGATCGTCACCCCCGGCACCGAGTTCGGCCCCCAGTTCCTGCACCAGTTCCGCATCAACTTCTCGCAGGACCACGACAAGGCCGTCGCCGCCATGAAGCGCCTGCTGGCCGTCATGGACCGCTATCGCAAGAACTAG
- a CDS encoding LysR family transcriptional regulator: MSLRGLRYFLAAAETVNFRRAAEKLFITQQTLSAHIQKLESRYGTPLFERKPHLRLTPAGHCLREYARKAVKLEELFLAELADVTDTVTGRLNVGITGFRATIFMPRIWEIFHAQFPNITPSMTEAPTARLDELLDKGQLDLYIGVDAPVRKNTEAWTLSQEKACCIASREFVRRFFDEVLLRKAERGFEISDLIHLPQVGFSRGNTLRESLDIYYQERGLHPRVVFETSRHDLALRFCEQGCGIGFVYQMSLYDLLQKDRARTDLRVFAVRNDFPPKHTMLVYRCESYKPRYMTGFVEAARKVFKEYSDSIDGIIAGAMAQGEK, encoded by the coding sequence ATGAGTCTGCGGGGGCTGCGTTATTTTCTCGCGGCGGCGGAGACGGTGAATTTTCGCCGCGCGGCGGAAAAACTTTTTATCACTCAGCAGACGTTGAGCGCTCATATCCAGAAACTGGAAAGTCGTTACGGCACGCCGCTTTTCGAGCGCAAACCGCATCTGAGGCTCACTCCGGCGGGGCATTGTCTGAGGGAATACGCGCGCAAGGCGGTCAAGCTGGAAGAACTTTTCCTTGCCGAACTGGCCGATGTCACCGACACAGTTACCGGCCGGCTTAACGTCGGCATCACCGGCTTCCGGGCGACGATTTTCATGCCTCGCATCTGGGAGATCTTTCACGCGCAGTTTCCCAATATCACGCCGTCGATGACCGAGGCGCCGACCGCGCGGCTGGACGAGCTTCTGGACAAAGGGCAGCTTGACCTTTACATCGGCGTGGACGCGCCGGTGCGAAAAAACACGGAAGCATGGACGCTTTCGCAGGAAAAAGCGTGCTGTATCGCCAGCCGGGAGTTCGTCCGCAGGTTTTTTGACGAGGTTTTGCTGCGGAAGGCGGAGCGCGGCTTCGAAATTTCCGATCTGATCCATCTGCCGCAGGTAGGGTTCTCCCGCGGCAACACGCTGCGCGAATCGCTGGATATCTACTATCAGGAGCGCGGTCTCCATCCTCGCGTCGTCTTCGAAACGTCGCGCCACGATCTGGCCCTGCGCTTCTGCGAACAAGGCTGCGGGATCGGATTCGTCTATCAGATGAGCCTTTATGATCTGCTGCAAAAAGATCGTGCCCGCACGGACCTGCGCGTGTTCGCGGTCAGGAACGATTTTCCGCCGAAGCACACGATGCTCGTTTATCGCTGCGAGAGCTATAAGCCTCGTTACATGACGGGCTTTGTCGAAGCGGCGCGAAAAGTGTTCAAAGAGTATTCCGATTCGATTGACGGGATCATTGCCGGCGCCATGGCTCAGGGCGAAAAATAG